The window GTGATGTCCTCCCCTGAGCGACGGTAGAGGCTAGGAGGCACCCCACCCGGAGGGCAGGTGGTGAGCACGATGGCGGCGAACAAGGTCGTGCATCTCACACTCGACGAACGCAGGGCTCTCGGGCAGTCAGCCAGGGACCGGACGCCGCCGTCGAGCAGCGAGGGCTGGAGGTCGGCATTGGCCCGCCCCGACCCGGTCGCCCTCCTGGAGGAGCAGGACGCCACCCGGGAGCCGGATCTGGTCCCGGTCCGCCACGGCCGAATGATCGTTTCCCCGTTCACCTTCTATCGCGGCGCCGCCAAGATCATGGCCGCTGACCTGAAGGACACACCCAGGGCCGGGCTCACCGTGCAGCTGTGCGGTGATGCGCACCTATCTAACTTCGGCTTCTTCGCGTCGCCCGAGCGGCGCCTGCTGTTCGACCTCAACGACTTCGACGAGACACTCCCCGGGCCCTTCGAGTACGACGTCAAGCGAATGGCGGCGAGCTTCACCGTCGCATCGCGCAACAACGGTCACACCAAGGCAGACACGAAAGCCGCCGCCAGGGCCTCCGTGGCCGCATACCGCGAGGCGATGGCCGACTTCGCGCAGATGCGAACCATGGACATCTGGTACGCCCATCTCGCTGAGGAGGACATCGCCGCCGCAGTCCGGTCCACGGCCAAGAACAAGGCCACCAAGAAGGACATCCGGCGCGGCGAGAGGAACATCGAAAAGGCACGCACCCGAGACAGTCTGCAAGCACTTTCGAAACTGGCCGAGAACGTCGACGGTACCCACCGCATCGTCAGTCGACCGCCGATCGTGGTCCCGATGCGCGACCTGGCGGAGACGTACGGCCTGTCGCCGGACGCCGTCCAGGCCGCCGTCCATGCACAGTTCCGTGCCTACCGCGCGACCTTGCAGCCTGACCGACGGGACCTGCTCGAGCGGTTCCAGGTCGTCGACATGGCCCGCAAAGTGGTCGGAGTCGGCAGCGTGGGGACCCGGGCGTTCATCGTGCTGCTCCAAGGTCGCGACGACGGTGACCCGCTCTTCCTGCAGGTGAAGGAGGCCACCGCGTCAGTCCTCGAGGACCACCTGCCCAAGAGCCGGTACACCCAGCACGGCGACCGCGTCGTCCAGGGCCAGCGCAGGATGCAGGCCGC of the Actinomycetes bacterium genome contains:
- a CDS encoding DUF2252 domain-containing protein, giving the protein MAANKVVHLTLDERRALGQSARDRTPPSSSEGWRSALARPDPVALLEEQDATREPDLVPVRHGRMIVSPFTFYRGAAKIMAADLKDTPRAGLTVQLCGDAHLSNFGFFASPERRLLFDLNDFDETLPGPFEYDVKRMAASFTVASRNNGHTKADTKAAARASVAAYREAMADFAQMRTMDIWYAHLAEEDIAAAVRSTAKNKATKKDIRRGERNIEKARTRDSLQALSKLAENVDGTHRIVSRPPIVVPMRDLAETYGLSPDAVQAAVHAQFRAYRATLQPDRRDLLERFQVVDMARKVVGVGSVGTRAFIVLLQGRDDGDPLFLQVKEATASVLEDHLPKSRYTQHGDRVVQGQRRMQAASDVFLGWTRGRDTSRYFYWRQLRDMKGSALVELMSPTALEFYAGLCGWTLARAHARTGDPVAMSAYLGNSDAFDRAIVDFARRYADQNERDYQAFLESIESGRLSALEGV